A window of the Deltaproteobacteria bacterium genome harbors these coding sequences:
- a CDS encoding BamA/TamA family outer membrane protein: MLSRISLLIIILLSSAADVYAEYGDKKIVRNISIVGDRRTKKSTIFKELTFSKGDAIYSEDLEKNRQQLMNMDLFSEVSVEEIGIELIGAIDVRITVNEKWSYLPLPIFSRSSDADTRAGFSYEDFNLWGQGHYLKLKWVKSWIDDFDEYVGENYSLQLSTHELTTNNIVLSTRFQKKEYLERTYLEGKEISRYRKNSSFYSLDGSRQIKNFYLGMSYTASRDNYGYMGGIVQDYENLDIKSASLYWGYNIINNLGHYTYEGFLFQMSIGRSNKQLGSDINSTRYDLNFKHFIHLGKRKNLAYRFKASKVKGGGNEEIYAHTGGSTAIRGYESGEFKGDRMFQANTEYRFPITENYWGGVLFIDGGYAWPGGDELSAKDLKWGAGLGFRLLVRQLVKGVGRIDFAYNFDRHETKGYMGVRHTF; encoded by the coding sequence TTGCTGTCAAGAATCTCCCTTCTAATAATTATTCTCTTATCCTCTGCAGCGGATGTCTATGCAGAATATGGGGACAAGAAAATAGTCCGGAACATTAGTATCGTTGGAGACCGGAGAACAAAAAAAAGCACCATTTTCAAAGAACTCACCTTTAGTAAAGGCGATGCCATTTATTCTGAAGATCTTGAAAAAAACCGCCAGCAACTGATGAATATGGACCTTTTTTCTGAAGTTTCCGTCGAGGAGATAGGTATTGAACTGATCGGCGCCATTGACGTGAGGATTACGGTAAATGAAAAATGGTCCTACCTTCCCCTCCCCATTTTTTCAAGAAGCAGTGATGCCGATACCCGGGCAGGCTTCAGCTATGAAGATTTCAACCTATGGGGACAGGGACATTATCTGAAACTTAAATGGGTTAAAAGCTGGATTGATGACTTCGATGAATATGTCGGTGAAAATTATTCATTACAGCTTTCAACTCATGAGTTAACGACTAATAACATTGTCTTATCTACAAGGTTTCAAAAAAAAGAGTACCTTGAACGAACTTATCTTGAGGGAAAGGAAATATCCCGTTATAGAAAAAACTCCTCCTTTTACAGTCTCGACGGCAGCAGACAGATTAAGAATTTCTACTTAGGAATGAGTTACACGGCAAGCAGGGACAATTACGGTTATATGGGTGGCATAGTACAGGACTATGAAAACCTTGACATAAAGTCTGCCAGTCTATACTGGGGCTATAATATTATTAACAACCTGGGCCATTATACTTACGAAGGCTTCCTCTTCCAGATGTCCATAGGCAGGTCAAACAAGCAATTAGGTTCAGACATTAATTCAACGAGATATGATCTCAATTTCAAGCACTTTATCCACCTTGGCAAGAGAAAGAATCTGGCTTACAGATTTAAGGCTTCAAAAGTTAAAGGAGGGGGGAATGAAGAAATCTACGCTCATACAGGGGGCTCTACAGCCATCAGGGGGTATGAAAGCGGTGAGTTTAAAGGTGACAGGATGTTTCAGGCCAATACGGAATACCGCTTTCCCATAACGGAAAACTACTGGGGGGGTGTTCTCTTTATCGATGGTGGCTATGCATGGCCAGGGGGAGATGAATTAAGCGCAAAAGACCTCAAATGGGGCGCCGGGTTGGGATTCAGGCTGCTTGTAAGGCAGCTTGTCAAAGGAGTAGGCCGTATTGACTTTGCCTATAACTTTGACCGCCATGAAACAAAAGGGTATATGGGAGTAAGGCACACTTTCTAA
- the rph gene encoding ribonuclease PH, translated as MRSDGRKRDEMRDVKITRGYLKHPEGSVLIEVGDTKVICTATVDEGVPPFLRNKGVGWVTAEYSMLPRSTHSRSQREASRGKVGGRTHEIQRLIGRALRSVTDMEKLGERTVWIDCDVIQADGGTRTASITGSYVALYEAFRKLKNEGLIDAVPLTDSLAAISVGVVHGEACLDLNYEEDSSAEVDMNFVMTGSGKYVEVQGTAEEAPFGREEMDMMTDLAAQGIKALTEIQKKVLEG; from the coding sequence ATGAGATCAGATGGCAGGAAAAGAGATGAGATGAGGGATGTTAAGATAACCAGGGGTTATCTCAAGCACCCTGAAGGGTCCGTCCTTATTGAAGTGGGAGATACAAAAGTTATTTGTACGGCAACGGTAGATGAAGGGGTTCCTCCCTTTTTAAGGAACAAAGGTGTAGGCTGGGTAACGGCTGAGTATTCCATGTTGCCCCGTTCGACTCATTCCAGGAGCCAGCGCGAAGCTTCAAGGGGCAAGGTAGGCGGCAGAACCCATGAAATACAGCGGCTCATCGGCAGGGCATTAAGGTCTGTTACCGACATGGAGAAGCTTGGTGAAAGGACGGTGTGGATCGATTGTGATGTCATACAGGCTGATGGGGGAACGAGGACGGCTTCTATTACCGGTTCTTACGTTGCTTTATATGAAGCTTTCCGTAAACTGAAGAACGAAGGCCTCATTGACGCTGTTCCCCTTACCGATTCGCTGGCGGCAATCAGCGTCGGTGTTGTTCATGGTGAAGCCTGCCTTGATCTCAATTATGAAGAAGATTCTTCTGCCGAAGTGGATATGAACTTTGTTATGACCGGTTCCGGCAAATATGTAGAAGTCCAGGGGACTGCCGAAGAGGCGCCTTTTGGCAGGGAAGAGATGGACATGATGACCGATTTGGCGGCACAGGGGATTAAAGCGTTAACGGAAATACAGAAGAAGGTTCTTGAAGGCTGA
- a CDS encoding XTP/dITP diphosphatase has translation MDIILATKNKGKVRELERLLADLDINILPMTDFPEVGHIEESGETFEENALIKAREVAKITGHIAMADDSGLAVDALDGRPGVYSARYAGLGAGDEANNRKLIEDLKGVSGDKRSAAFICCMAVAGPSGKSMTAHGKCEGLIRDVPSGNGGFGYDPLFYVEDYRCTMAELSPDVKNQISHRGRAVAELKKRLPAFLDSLT, from the coding sequence ATGGATATTATTCTCGCTACGAAAAATAAAGGAAAGGTAAGGGAACTTGAGAGGCTCCTTGCTGATCTTGATATTAATATTCTTCCCATGACCGATTTTCCTGAGGTGGGGCATATTGAGGAATCGGGTGAAACCTTTGAGGAAAATGCTCTCATCAAGGCGAGAGAGGTGGCGAAGATTACGGGGCATATCGCCATGGCTGATGATTCGGGACTTGCCGTTGACGCTCTTGACGGAAGACCGGGTGTCTACTCGGCCAGGTATGCAGGCCTTGGCGCCGGAGATGAGGCGAACAACAGGAAACTGATTGAAGACTTAAAAGGAGTGTCCGGTGATAAGCGGAGCGCTGCATTTATCTGTTGCATGGCTGTTGCCGGGCCGTCGGGAAAGAGCATGACGGCACATGGAAAGTGTGAAGGCCTTATCAGGGATGTTCCTTCCGGGAATGGTGGTTTCGGTTATGATCCACTTTTTTACGTTGAAGATTACCGTTGCACCATGGCTGAGCTTTCACCGGATGTGAAAAACCAAATAAGCCACAGGGGGAGGGCCGTTGCTGAACTGAAAAAACGGCTCCCTGCCTTTCTTGATTCTCTCACATAA
- a CDS encoding SGNH/GDSL hydrolase family protein produces the protein MKQKIFWLILLLLTYVSIEALAFLSLSLLKKTRNIDYEPLNITSLSDGQGALVKKHIDNSTVSVEFSPLLGWQMKRNFHSEKININSRGIRSFKAYDDNPPEGVLRISTFGDSFTFGDEISDRDTWQWQLEKINPRLEVLNFGMGAYGLDQAFLRYMNEGVRFKSHIIFVGFIGENIARSVSVFRPFYMPLTNAPLTKPRFILKNSELELLENPFQQVEELRSLLESPEEVLPRLGTNDFFYQTKYKKGTFDFLPSLRLLKIIDYEFLQEKFVTNGYYNESSEAFKVMSKILSKFNDKALANHSLPVFLIFPNRYDLVRFTREKTKIYEPMIDYFNANDYLYVDLMDAFLRYGKGKYMDDFFQPAGHYSPLANRLVSKYLDLYLSKERLYSAEKVELKINEPGRRH, from the coding sequence ATGAAACAAAAAATTTTCTGGTTAATACTTCTGCTTTTGACTTATGTTTCTATTGAAGCGCTTGCCTTTCTCTCCCTCTCTCTATTAAAAAAAACAAGAAATATCGATTACGAGCCTTTAAATATTACTTCTTTGTCAGACGGCCAGGGGGCGTTAGTAAAAAAACATATTGATAACAGTACAGTTTCTGTCGAGTTTAGTCCTCTTCTGGGCTGGCAAATGAAAAGAAATTTTCACTCGGAAAAAATCAATATTAATTCCCGTGGGATCCGGTCCTTTAAAGCGTATGATGATAATCCTCCAGAAGGAGTCCTGAGAATTTCTACGTTTGGAGATTCCTTTACCTTTGGTGATGAAATCAGCGACAGAGATACATGGCAGTGGCAGTTGGAAAAAATTAATCCACGCCTTGAGGTCTTAAACTTTGGAATGGGGGCCTATGGTCTTGATCAGGCCTTTCTTCGATATATGAATGAAGGGGTAAGGTTTAAATCGCATATAATCTTTGTCGGTTTTATTGGTGAAAATATTGCCCGCAGTGTTAGCGTTTTCAGGCCCTTTTATATGCCTTTAACCAATGCTCCTCTTACAAAGCCGCGATTTATTCTTAAAAATTCTGAACTGGAACTGCTTGAAAATCCCTTTCAGCAAGTTGAGGAATTGAGGAGCCTGCTGGAGTCTCCCGAAGAAGTTCTTCCCAGGTTGGGAACTAATGATTTTTTTTATCAGACCAAATATAAAAAGGGAACCTTTGATTTTCTCCCTTCTCTTCGACTGTTGAAGATTATTGACTATGAATTTTTGCAGGAAAAGTTTGTTACCAATGGTTATTACAACGAAAGCTCTGAAGCTTTTAAGGTGATGAGCAAGATTCTGTCAAAATTCAATGATAAAGCTCTGGCTAATCATTCACTTCCCGTTTTTTTAATTTTTCCCAATAGATATGATCTTGTTCGCTTTACCAGAGAGAAGACAAAAATTTATGAACCCATGATTGATTATTTTAATGCAAATGACTATTTATACGTCGACCTCATGGATGCTTTTTTACGATATGGTAAAGGGAAATATATGGATGATTTTTTCCAGCCCGCCGGTCATTATTCACCACTGGCAAACCGTCTTGTTTCAAAGTATCTTGATTTGTATTTAAGCAAAGAAAGACTTTACAGCGCCGAAAAGGTCGAACTGAAGATTAATGAACCGGGAAGGAGGCATTGA
- a CDS encoding ABC transporter ATP-binding protein — protein sequence MTQKAALLEVKGVKTTFKTERRPVTAVDDISFHIDHGETLALVGESGCGKSVTSLSILRLIQEPPGKIEKGEILYKGNNLLSLSKKEMRKIRGNEISMIFQEPMTSLNPLFTVGNQIMEAVKLHQGLKKGEAVQKCIHMLGLVGIPDPEKRMSNYPHEMSGGMRQRVMIAMALACQPGLLIADEPTTALDVTIQAQILELIRELKKKMDMSLLLITHDFGIVAEMADRVGVMYGGRMVEYGGIEEIFNKPAHPYTVGLLNAIPGGEKKGERLRTIPGNVPDLAAIKKGCNFYDRCPIRTETCLEKAPEMEDRGNSHFSRCWHSDRVKREGLF from the coding sequence ATGACTCAAAAAGCCGCCCTCCTTGAAGTGAAGGGTGTAAAGACAACATTCAAAACAGAGCGTAGACCGGTCACTGCCGTCGATGACATAAGCTTTCACATAGACCATGGTGAAACGCTGGCTCTGGTCGGTGAGTCGGGCTGCGGAAAAAGCGTTACTTCCCTATCTATTCTGAGACTCATACAGGAACCGCCCGGAAAGATTGAAAAAGGTGAAATTCTCTATAAGGGAAATAATCTTCTCAGTCTTTCAAAAAAAGAGATGCGAAAAATAAGGGGCAATGAAATCTCCATGATCTTTCAGGAGCCCATGACCTCTTTAAATCCCCTTTTTACGGTAGGTAACCAGATCATGGAAGCAGTCAAACTCCACCAGGGACTCAAAAAAGGGGAAGCCGTTCAAAAATGTATCCATATGCTGGGCCTCGTAGGTATTCCCGATCCGGAAAAAAGAATGAGCAACTATCCCCATGAAATGAGCGGAGGCATGCGGCAAAGAGTGATGATTGCCATGGCCCTTGCCTGCCAGCCGGGCCTTCTCATTGCCGATGAACCGACAACGGCCCTAGACGTCACCATACAGGCCCAGATACTTGAACTTATCAGGGAACTGAAGAAAAAAATGGATATGTCCCTTCTTCTCATTACCCATGACTTCGGAATCGTCGCTGAAATGGCCGATCGTGTGGGCGTCATGTATGGCGGGAGGATGGTTGAATACGGTGGTATCGAAGAAATTTTCAACAAACCTGCACACCCTTACACTGTCGGGCTTTTAAACGCCATTCCCGGAGGTGAAAAAAAGGGGGAAAGATTAAGAACCATCCCGGGAAACGTGCCCGACCTTGCGGCAATCAAAAAGGGATGTAACTTTTACGACAGGTGTCCAATCAGGACAGAGACCTGCCTTGAAAAGGCACCTGAAATGGAGGACAGAGGAAATTCTCACTTTAGCCGCTGCTGGCACAGTGACAGGGTAAAAAGGGAAGGCCTCTTTTAA